In the genome of Streptomyces lydicus, the window TCGCGGCGGAGCCGTTCCTGTTCGTCCCGCTGCCGGTTGTAGGCCTGGGTGAGGACGACGTTGACCAGGCCTTCCTCGACCACCGAGGTGATGGCGCCGTCCGCCGCCCGTTCCCGGCGGGACACCTCCTTGACCCGGCCGGTGAAGCGGGTGGTGGCGAGCCAGAACAGCGGGGCCAGGGCGAAGGTGGCCAGCGCCAGGTCCCAGCGCAGCCAGAGCGCGGCTCCGGCGTAGAAGATGATGCCGAATCCGGCGGTGGCCACCTGGACGAGGCCGGAGACCACGAGTTGTTCGATGGCGTCGACGTCGCCGGTCAGCCGCTCGACCAGGTCACCGCGGCGGTTGCGCTGGAAGAAGTGCGGCGGCAGCGTCTGGAGATGGGCGAAGACGCGGGCGCGTAGGCGCATCACGAAGCGTTCCGCCGTCCAGGCGGCGAGTGAGCCGCCGAGGTATCCGACGATCGCGCCGGCGACGGCGACGCCGAGCCACAGCCCGGCAGGTTGCCAGAAGGCGCTGACCGAGCCCTTCTGCAGGGCATTGTCGGTGAGTTGGGCGAAGAGCAGGATGGCCACGGTCTCCGCGAGCGCGGCGACGATGGCACTCAGGATGACCAGGGCGATCCAGCGCCGGTCGCCCCGGGTCAGCGGCCAGAACCGCCCTACCGCTTCCTTGAAGCCCACCCGTCTGGTGCGGATGGAGGTGTCCGCGACGAGTGCGCGGAACACCCGGTCCATGGCGGGGTCCGGGTCCGGGGCCGGCTGCGACCGGGGACGCGCACCGCTGACGGGTTCGCTGGTGTCGGTGGAGGGGGTGGAGTGAGTGGAGTGAGTGGCGTTTTCGCCGGCATCGTGCGGCAGTGCCGAATTCTCTCCAACGGGCGCTGATTCCGTGCCCCGTTGGGGCGATGCTGCGGGGCGCTCTCCGCGCCGGCGTGAGCTACGCAGGTTCATGATCGCTACGTCATCTCGTCGCTGGTGGGGTGGTTGAGCGGAACCACGAGGCACCGCCCCCTAAAACGACGAGGCAAACTCGCGCCTTACGCGAGCCTGCCTCGAACTCAGAGGTGTGTGTCAGTAGCCGTAGCCGTAGAAACCGCGCCCGCGGCCCCGGCGGAACCGCCTGCGGCGCCTGCGGCGGTCGTGGTCGTTGCCGTACCAGTCGTCATGGTCGCGGCGACGCCTTCTGGGGAAGACCTTGCGGAAGCTCATACTCGCCTCCTCATCGATTTCCTTTGTCGAACCGTTACCGGCTCCGACAACTCCCAAGCTACGACGCCCAACTGTCCCCAACAAGGCGAAATGCGTGAAAATTCAGACAAAAGCCGTTTTTCTCATTAAATGTGACTGAGGGTGGCGAGGGATCGCCCTCCGGATGCCCTGCGCGGGACGGGAAGGAGCGGGACGGGAAGCGGCGGACAGGCGGCGACACCGGCAGGGCAGCGGAGGCAGGGGGCAGGGCGGGCCGCTGCGGCGTAGGGGCAGGGGCGGTCAGAGGCGGTCCGGGGCGACGGGCGAGAGCCGGTAGGCGTCACCCTCGGCGATGACGCGGCCCGCCGTGGGCGGCGGGAAGTGGCTGCCCAGGAGCAGGGTGTCCGTACCGGCGAGCGAGGCGAGGAGGCTGCGGCGGGTCCTGGCGGCCTGTGCGGGGTCGACGTCCGCGCAGCTGCAGATGTCGGGGCGCGGTAGCTGGACCGGGTGGTGGATGCAGTCGCCGGTGATCAGGGCCGCCTGCCCGGCGCTGCGCAGCTCCACGGCGAACTGGCCGGGCGTGTGTCCGGGGGTGGGCAGGAGGCGGACTCCGGGAGCGACCGTGACGCCTTCGCCGGGCACCTCGACCAGGTCGAGCAGTCCGGCGTCACGGACGGGGTGGACGGAGTCCCGGAACATCTGGCGGCGGGCGTCGTCCAGGTCCTGGCCCGACCAGTGGTCCCACTCCGCGCGGGCCGCCAGATAGCGGGCGCGGGGGAAGGTGGGGACCCAATCGCCCTTGTCGGCGCGGGTGTTCCAGCCGACGTGATCGGTGTGCAGATGGGTGAGGAGGACCAGGTCCACCGTGTCCGGGGCGAAGCCGGCCGCCGTCAGACGCGGGAGATAGTCGCTGTCCAGGTGGTCCCAGGCGGGGTTGGTCCGGGGTTTGCCGTTGCCGATTCCGGTGTCGACGAGCAGGCGCAGCCCCTGCACCTCTATCGCGAAACTGTGGGTGGCCAGGCGGAGGGTGCCGTCGTGGTCGGTGAAATCCCGCCGCAGCCATGGCGCTTGGGCCACCACCTCCGGGGTGGCGTCGGGCAGCAGCCAGCGGCCGGTCGGCGCGGGGAGCGCGGTCTCGTCGATACGGCGGACGGTGATCTCGCCCACCGTCCAGGCGGGGACCGCGTCACTGACGACAGACATGAGGTGTCCTCTCCGCGAACCAAAGGCAATTCCTTTGCGTTAACTCACGCTACCGCGCCCCCGACGCTAACGCAAACAGATTGCTTTTATGTGGACCCGCGCGGCTCCGAGCCCTTAAGGTCGAGCCATGAGCCCCAGGCCGATGACCCGCCCCGGGGGACGCAGTGCCCGCGTCCAGGAATCGGTGCACGCAGCCGTGCGCGCCCTCGAAGCCGAAGAGGGCCGTGCGGCGCTGACGGTTCCCCTGGTCGCCGCTCGCGCCGGGGTCACGCCCTCGACGATCTACCGCCGGTGGGGAGACCTCCAGGAGCTGCTGTCCGACGTGGCCGTCGAGCGCCTGCGCCCGGAGGCACCGCCCGCAGATCACGGAGCGCTGCGCACGGACCTGGAGGCATGGGCCGAACAGTTCCTGGAGGAGATGGCCTCACCCCCGGGGCGGGCTTACCTCCGCGACGCGCTCGCCGGCGATCCGGACGGCAGCCATGCGGGCCAGTGCTCGGCCTACGCCGCCGAACAGGTGGACGTCATCCTCGCCCGCGCCGCCGAGCGCGGCGAGCCTGCCCCGGACACCGAGCTCGTGATGGACCACATCGTCGCCCCCATGATGTACCGGCTGGTCTTCCGGCCGGGCCCGACGGACGCGGCATATGCGCGCGGCCTCGTGGAGGCCACCCTCTCCGGGCTGATGCCACGGCACTGACCCCGTTCGCCGTGCCCGCGCGCCGGTAGGGCGCGGGACGCCCGTCGTGGCGCGCCGGAGGGCATGGCCCCTGAGCCCCGGGTGAGGCCTTCGCCCGCATGTCACGCTCCGCTGCGCGGAAGGGATCAACCAGCGCATGGTGCTCGCCGAATCCCTGTCTTTGGCCATGCTGCTGGTGGTGCTGGTGTGTGCCGTGAGCCGGCCGTTCCGGCTGCCCGAGGCGGTCTTCGCGGTGCCGGCCGCCGCCGTGGTGATCGTGGCCGGGGTGATCCCGTTGGACCATGTCCGCGACGAGGCGGAGCGGCTGGGACCGGTGATCGGCTTTCTCGCCGCGGTGCTGATCCTCGCCAGACTCTGCGACGACGAGGGGCTTTTCCACGCCTGTGGCACCTGGATGGCGCGCTGGTCGGCGGGGCGGCCGAGCCGTCTGCTGGGCGCGGTCTTCGCCCTCGCGTCGGCCATCACGGCCGTACTGAGCCTGGACGCCACCGTCGTCCTGCTGACCCCCGTCGTGTTCGCCACCGCCGCGCACATGGGTGCCCGCCCCAAGCCCCACGTATACGCCTGCACCCATCTGTCGAACACCGCGTCGCTGCTGCTGCCCGTCTCCAATCTGACGAACCTGCTGGCCTTCACGGCGAGCGGGCTGAGCTTCACCCGGTTCGGCGCGCTGATGGCGCTGCCGTGGGGGGTCGCGATCGGCGTCGAATACCTGGTCTTCCGCCGCTTCTTCGCCGCCGACCTGCGCGCCCCGGCCCCTGGCCCGGACACCGCCGAGCCTCCCGAGCTGCCGCTGTTCGCCCTGGTGACGGTGGCCGGCACGCTCGCCGGTTTCGCGCTGACCTCCGCGCTGGGCGTCAACCCGGCCTGGGCAGCGGCGGCCGGCGCCCTCGTCATGGCGGTCCGTGCGCTCGCCCGGCGCGACACCACCCCGGCCGCCGTCGTCCGGGCCGCCGGACTGCCGTTCCTCGCGTTCGTGCTGGCCCTGGGCATCGTCGTGCGCGCGGTCGTCGACAACGGGCTCGCCGATGCGCTCGGGCACCTGCTGCCCGACGGCACCTCGCTTCCCGCCCTGCTCGGCATCGCCGCGCTGGCCGCCGCGCTCGCCAACGTGATCAACAACTTGCCCGCGGTGCTGGTCCTGGTGCCGCTGGCCGCGCCGAGCGGCCCGGGCGCCGTCCTCGCGGTGCTCCTCGGCGTGAACATCGGCCCCAACCTCACCTACGCCGGATCGCTGGCCACCCTGCTGTGGCGGCGCATCGTCCACCACCACGAGCACGACGTCGCCCTCAAGGAATTCACCCACCTCGGTCTGCTCACCGTGCCCGCCGCCCTGGGCCTGGCCACGGTGGCGCTGTGGGGCTCCCTCCAGCTCATCGGCGGCTGACCGGGCGGCTGCCCCGGCGGCCGCCCCGGCCCGTCGGGCGTCAGCTCCGCGTGGTGCGCAGGGGATCAGGTCCACGTGGTGTGCACGGGGATCAGGTCCACGTGGTGTGCACGGGGATCAGGTCCGCCTGGTGCGCATCAGGAACAGCCCCACCCCCGACCCGATCGCCACCACGCCCGTGCCGACGCTGATCAGCACCTGCTGCACCCCGTCGAAGGCGAAGCTGGTGGAGACGTTGACGAGGAGGGCGAGGCAGAACACACACCAGAGCAGGGCCTTCATGGGAGTTCCTTCCGCAGGGAGAACAGAGGTGCGCAGAGGTCAATATCCGTGGCACCGACAATGCCGTGGCCGGGCCGCCGGTTCGAGGGGGCGTCCTCCCTAATACGGGGTGGAGTGCGCTACACCCCCGGCCCGGGAGTTCGCTCCCGCGCCGTGTCTGGGCAAGGTCGCCTAGCCTGTGCCCATGGGGGAGACGGTCGGGCGGGCGGGGCGCGCCACGGTTCAGCTGCTGGTGTCGGCCGGGCTGGCCCTGGTGTCGTACCTCTTCCTCGCCCTGCTGCTGTTCACCGCTGTCGTGACGCTCCTCGTGGTCGGTGCGGGGGTGCTGCCCGAGACTGTCCTGCTGCTGCGCCGGATGGCCGGGTACAAGCGGCGGCGGGTGGCGGCCTGGACGGGTGAGGCGGTCCCGGAGGCCTATCTGCCGCTCACCGGGGAGCTGTCCGAGCGGGTGCGTACGGCGACCGCGGACCCGGGCACCTACCGGGATCTGCGCTGGCTCGCCGCCCACTTCGGCTACGGCCTGCTGCTGCCCTACCTGTCGCTGCCGCTCTGGGCCCTCGGCCTCCTCGTCGACGGGGTGTGGTGCGGACTGCTGCGGCGCCCGGCCGTCGTCCTGCCGCTGATCCGGCGCCTCGCCGACCTCGACGCGGCCTGGTCCCGTGCGCTGCTGCTGCCGTCCCCGGACAGCCGGCGCACCGCCCTGCTCGCCGAGCGCGTCGAGGAACTGACCGTCACCCGGGCCGGTGCCGTCGCCGCGCACGGCGCCGAACTGCGGCGTATCGAACGGGATCTGCACGACGGCGCCCAGGCCCGGCTGGTGGCGCTGTCGATGCGGGTGGGGCTGGCCAAGCGGGCCTACGACACCAACCCCGAGCTGGCGCGCAGGCTCCTCGACGACGCCCAGGACCAGGCCGAAGAGGCGCTGACCGAGCTGCGCCATGTCGTACGCGGCATCCATCCGCCGATCCTCACGGACCGGGGTCTGGTGGGGGCGGTGCGGGCGCTGGCGGCGAGCAGCGGGCTCGAGGTGGCGGTGCGCGCGGACTCGGTGGAGGACGGCCCGCGCGCCCCGGCGGCGGTCGAGGCGGCCGCGTACTTCGTCGTCGCCGAGGCGCTGACCAATGCCGCGAAGCACAGCGGGGCGGACCGCGCCGCCGTGGAACTGGCCCGCGGGGACGGCCTGTTGACGGTGTCGGTCCGCGACGAGGGCTGTGGCGGCGCCGGGGCCGGCTCCCCCGGGGGAGGCTTGGGGAGCACCGGCTCCCCCGGGGAAGGCGCCGCCGGAGCGCCGGGAGGCAGCGGGCTGCTCGGCATCCGGCGGCGGGTCGCGGCGCTCGACGGGACCGTGGAAGTGACCAGCCCCGCCGGGGGCCCGACCGTGATCGAAGTGGAGTTGCCGTGCGTGTGGTGATCGGTGAGGACAACGCCCTGCTGAGGGAGGGCCTGGTGCTGCTGCTGACCTCCGCCGGGCACGAGGTGGTGGCGGTCGCGGCCGACGGTCCCGAGGTGCTGCCCGCGCTGCTCGCCCACCGCCCTGATGCCGCGGTGCTGGACGTCCGGATGCCCCCTTCGTTCCGTGACGAGGGGCTGCGCGCGGCACTGGCGGCGCGGCGGGAGATACCCGGTCTGCCGGTGCTGGTGCTGTCGCAGTACGTGGAGGAGACCTACGCCGTGGAGTTGCTGGGCGGTGGCGCCGGCGGGGTCGGCTATCTGCTGAAGGACCGGGTGGGGCGGGTCGACGAGTTCCTGGGCGCGCTGGAACGCGTGGCGGCGGGCGGCACCGCGCTGGACCCCGAGGTGGTCACGGAGCTGCTGACCCGGCGCCGCGACGATCCTCTCGACGCCCTGACGCCGCGCGAACGTGAGGTGCTGCAGCTCATGGCCCAGGGCCGGGACAACGCGACGATCGCGCAGGTGCTGGTGGTGTCGGACCGCGCGGTGAGCAAGCACATCGGAAACATCTTCGCGAAGCTGGGGCTGCCGGCGAGCGACAGCGGGCATCGACGGGTGCTGGCGGTGCTGGCGTACCTGAACGGGCGGTAGGCGCGGGCCACGGCGGCGGGGCGGAGGCCAAGCCCTGAGGCGCGCAGGCCCCGGGCCCCGCACCCCGGGCCCCGCACCCCGGGCCCCGCGCCGCGGCACGAGCAGCGCCTCCCTACCGGCCTTCGCCCGCCCCCTCCGCCCGTCCTCACCACCCCGACGGCCCGGTGCCCGGATACCGCCCCCGCAGCATCACCCGCAACGGCAGCATCGTCCCCGCCCCCGTCACCACCGCCACCACGGCGACGACCAGCACCGCCTGCCCCAGCGGCAGCGACGGCACCGTACCCGCCATCGCCAGGCTGAACGCCAGCAGCGGCACCGAGGCCACCGCGGCCCCCACGACCAGCCCGGTCACGGCCAGCGCCGCCGCCTCCAGCCGCAGCATCCACCGCAGTTGGCGGCGCCCCGCCCCCGCCAGGCGCAGCAGCCGCAGCTCGGGCCGCCGGCCGAGAGCGATCAGCGACAGCGTGCTCAGCAGCGCGATCACGATGAAGCCCCCGATCGCCGACAGCGCCGCCGCCGTCAGCACCTCACCCAGCGCCTGGTCCGGTGCCTCGACCCGTACGGAGGCGGCGGCGCCCCGCTCCACCCGTGCGCCCGACACCGCGGCCGTCAGGGCCCGGGCGACCGCCTCGTGGTCGCCGCCCGGTGCGGCCGTGACCAGCACCTGCCCCGGGCCCGGCAGCGACAGATGGCGCAGCAGCTCGTCCCGGGAGAAGAGGAAGTCCCCCAGGGCCAGCGACCGTTCGTAGATCGCCACGACCCGCAGCCGTGCCTGCGCCCCGTCCCCGAAGCGCAGCGTCACCACGGAGCCGGGCCGGGCGTCGAGCGACCGCGCCCGGTCGGCACCGACCGCGACCGTGCCGGGCCGCAGCTCTTCCACGGTCCCCTCGCGCACCCCGGGATCGAGCGTCCGGGTCAGCCGCTGCGGTGTGACGCCGAGCACCGGCAGCCGGTCCAGCCGGGGTTCGCCGGCCTCCCGCCGCGCCACCACCACGGTGCTGCGCACCACCTCCGTCGCCGCCCGCACCCCCGGCACCGCACGGATCCGCTCGACCGCACCGGCCGGCAGCCCGCCGTCCGCCCGCACCGCAAGGCCGGCCCGCAGCGCCCCGCGGGCCTGGACCGCCCCCTCGCGGGCGAGCGTCGCCCCCGCCGAGAGCTGTACGCAGACGAAGGCGACGACCAGGATGACGATGGTGAGCGCGGCCCCCGAACGGCGTGCCTCCGCCCGGCAGTTGGCGGCGGCGAGATAGCCGCCCGGGCCGCCGAACCGCCGCAGCGGCGCCCCCAGCACCCGCATCGCGCCCTCCGCGATCCACGGGCCGAGCAGCGCACAGGCGCTCACCATCGTCACCGTCGCCGCCCCGGCAGCGGCACCCGCGGCCGCTCCGCGCTGCAGGACCGCCGTCCCCGCCGAGCTGACGCCCACGAACAGCAGCACCAGCCCGGTGACCTTGCGCGCGGTGCCGGGGCGCGCCTCGCGCAGCGCCTCCGCCGGGCGCACCTTCGCGGTCCTGGCGCAGGCGAGTACCGCCGCGATATGGGCCACCGCGACGGTGATCCCGGCGGTGATCAGCGGTGCGGGCCACAGCCAGGGCGGAAGGGGGAGTTCGAGGCCGGGCGGCAGCGCGCCGTGCGCCTCCAGCAGCGCCCGCAGCGCGGCGTACCCGGGGAACGCTCCCACCGCCCCCGCCAGCGCCGCACCGCCCGCGACCCGCCCCACCTCCTTCCCCACCGCACCGCGCAACTGCCGCGGGGTCGCCCCGACGGCACGCAACAGGCCCAGTTCACGGTCGCGTTGCCGCAGCGCCTGCACCACCGTCGACGACACCACGAGCAGCGCGATCAGTACGACGGTGGCGGCCACCGAGCCCAGCAGCTCCAGCAGTCCGGTCCGGGCGGGGCCGGCGTCGAGGAATTCGGCGCCGCCGCGCCCGTTCCCGGTCAGCACCCGCAGCGCGGCCGCGTCACCGTCCGCGCGCCGCCCGATGCTCCTGACACCCGCCGCGTCCAGGGCGCGCCGTACCCGCGCGGCCAGCTCCCCGGTGTCCGCACCGGGCCGGGCGAGCACCTCCAGGGCGTCCATCGCCCCCGGGTGCCCGGACAGCCGACGGGCTTCGCCGGCCGTGAAGTAGACGGCGGCGGACGGCCCGTCGGCGACCCCCACGACGGTGTACGCCGCGTCCCTGCCGCCCACCCGCAGCGCCACACGCGCCCCGAGCCGCGCTCCGGCACCCGCCCCGAGCCGCGCTCCGGCACCCGCCCCTACCCGGCCGCCGCCCCGGGTCCCGTCGCCCACCGCGACCGCACCCACCACGACCTCGCCCGCCCGCCGCGGCGCACGCCCCTGCCGTACGACGCGGGGCGCCGGCCGGGCCGCCTCCCAGGGCCGTCCGAGGGCCGCCCGCCCCGCCATGCCCACCCGGAAGACCTGGTCGGCAACGGCCGCCCGCACCCCGGGCACCTTCCGCACCACGCCGAGGGCCGCCCACGGGACCCGCACCCGCTCGGTGAGCCCGGCCCGGGTAGTCCTGGGTGCGCTGCCCCACGGCTTCGCGGTGAAGCGGGTTTCCTGGTCCCCGGCGACCACGAAAGCGGTCCCCGCATACCGCTCCACCCGCGGATGCCCGGCCCCGGCCGAGGCGAGCATGAGACCGAAGGTGCCGAGAAGCAGCGAGGTGAGGGCGAGGGCGGCGAAGACCGCGGCCCAGGCCTTGCGGTGCGTACGGGCGGCGCGGGAGGCGAGGAGTCCGGTCACCTTCATGCCGCCCGCCCCCCGTCGAGCCCGGCCGCCGTCTCCCGATTGCCGCCCAAGTCCCGCATGATGCGGCCGACTTGGCGGGCATCCGGCCGTTCCAGACGCGAGACGATCCGCCCCCGTACGAGAAAGACGGCCTCATCCGTCCAGGCGGCGGCGACCGGATCGTGCGTCACCATGACGACGGTGTGGCCGTCGCGGTCGACGGCGCCCCGCAGCAGGGCGAGAACGTCGCGAGCGGTGGCCGGGTCGAGCGAGCCCGTGGGCTCATCAGCGAAGACGATGTCCGGCTCGGTGACCAGCGCCCGGGCGACCGCCACGCGCTGACGCTGCCCACCGGACAGCTCCGACGGCGCGGCCTCGCCCCGCTCTCCCAGCCCGACGGCTGCGAGCCCCCGCCGGACCCGTTCCCCCACCGGCACGTCTCCGAGCAGCAACGGCAGGGCGACGTTCTCCGCGACGCTCAACGACGGCACGAGGTTGTGGGCCTGGAACACGAACCCGACCCGCTCCCGCCGCAGCCGGGTCAGGGCCGCCTCCTTGAGCGAGGACAGCTCCGTACCGCCGATACGCACCGCCCCCGCGGTCGGCCGGTCGAGCCCCGCGGCACACTGCAGCAGCGTCGACTTCCCCGACCCGGACGGCCCCATCACCGCGAGGAAACGCCCCCGTGGCACCGCGAGGTCAACGGGGTGCAGGGCCGCCACCCCGCGCCGGTACTCCCGGCCGACCCCCTCCAGCGTGAGCGCGTCGGCCCCCGGGTCCCGCCGCCCCGCGGTGGCTCGCGCCGATTCCCGCCCCGCGGTAGCCGTCGCCGGATCGCGCCGCCGCCCGAACATGCGCACGCCCTCTCAGTGGGTCGGATGGATCACCAGGTCACCGAGAAACGCTAGAAACGAAAAGGGGAGGAGAGGAGAGAGCACGGGCCCGTTTCCGGGGTGTAGCGGGCTCCACTACGGGCGGGGGAGCCCCGGCCGGCGGTCAGGTGCCGGTGGGCGGGGGCGGGGGCGGGGAACCCGGCCCGGTGACCCGTAGCCCTTCGATGAGCAGCCGCAGGCCGAAGGTGAAGTGCGCGGCGAAGTCCGTGCTGGTGAGCACCGGCAGCGCGGGGGCGAGATGGGGGTACTGCGCCGGCGTCACCGCGGCCCGCAGCCGGTCGGGGTCCGCCGGGCCGTCGCCTGCGGCCTGGAGGGCGGCCTGCTCCTCCAGGGTGTGGCCGAGGGTGAAGTGGACGACCGCGAGGGCGGCACGGGCGGCGTCGTCGGGGGCGAAGTCCGCGTCCCGCAGCACACCGATGAGGGTGTCGGCGAAGCCGAGGGTATGGCTGCCGGTGGAGTGCGTACCGGCGTAGACGCGGGCCCCGTCCCGGCGGCCGAGGAGCGCCGCACGCATCCGGTGGGCCAGTTCGGCCAGGCACTCGCTCCAGTCCGCCGACGGGAGCGGCCGTTCGAGGCAGTCGGCGAGCAGCGCTTCGGCCATGGCGGTCAGCAGCTCATGCTTGGTCGCGAAGTAGCGGTACAGCGCACCGGCCCGTACGTCCATGGCCTCGGCCAGCCGCCGCATGGTGAGCGCGTCGAGCCCGGCCTCGTCCAGCAGTGCCAGGGCGGCTTCGACGGTGCGCGCCTGGTCGAGTTTCGGGGGCCGGCCCCGGGTCGTGACAGCAGCACGGGCGGCGGGCGAGCTGGGGGTTGACGCGGCACTCATGGATCTCACTATAGTGAACAACGTTCACGTGAACACCGTTCATTAAATCTGGGCACACCTCGACCGGAG includes:
- a CDS encoding MBL fold metallo-hydrolase, with translation MSVVSDAVPAWTVGEITVRRIDETALPAPTGRWLLPDATPEVVAQAPWLRRDFTDHDGTLRLATHSFAIEVQGLRLLVDTGIGNGKPRTNPAWDHLDSDYLPRLTAAGFAPDTVDLVLLTHLHTDHVGWNTRADKGDWVPTFPRARYLAARAEWDHWSGQDLDDARRQMFRDSVHPVRDAGLLDLVEVPGEGVTVAPGVRLLPTPGHTPGQFAVELRSAGQAALITGDCIHHPVQLPRPDICSCADVDPAQAARTRRSLLASLAGTDTLLLGSHFPPPTAGRVIAEGDAYRLSPVAPDRL
- a CDS encoding TetR/AcrR family transcriptional regulator, giving the protein MSPRPMTRPGGRSARVQESVHAAVRALEAEEGRAALTVPLVAARAGVTPSTIYRRWGDLQELLSDVAVERLRPEAPPADHGALRTDLEAWAEQFLEEMASPPGRAYLRDALAGDPDGSHAGQCSAYAAEQVDVILARAAERGEPAPDTELVMDHIVAPMMYRLVFRPGPTDAAYARGLVEATLSGLMPRH
- a CDS encoding SLC13 family permease; translated protein: MVLAESLSLAMLLVVLVCAVSRPFRLPEAVFAVPAAAVVIVAGVIPLDHVRDEAERLGPVIGFLAAVLILARLCDDEGLFHACGTWMARWSAGRPSRLLGAVFALASAITAVLSLDATVVLLTPVVFATAAHMGARPKPHVYACTHLSNTASLLLPVSNLTNLLAFTASGLSFTRFGALMALPWGVAIGVEYLVFRRFFAADLRAPAPGPDTAEPPELPLFALVTVAGTLAGFALTSALGVNPAWAAAAGALVMAVRALARRDTTPAAVVRAAGLPFLAFVLALGIVVRAVVDNGLADALGHLLPDGTSLPALLGIAALAAALANVINNLPAVLVLVPLAAPSGPGAVLAVLLGVNIGPNLTYAGSLATLLWRRIVHHHEHDVALKEFTHLGLLTVPAALGLATVALWGSLQLIGG
- a CDS encoding sensor histidine kinase, translated to MGETVGRAGRATVQLLVSAGLALVSYLFLALLLFTAVVTLLVVGAGVLPETVLLLRRMAGYKRRRVAAWTGEAVPEAYLPLTGELSERVRTATADPGTYRDLRWLAAHFGYGLLLPYLSLPLWALGLLVDGVWCGLLRRPAVVLPLIRRLADLDAAWSRALLLPSPDSRRTALLAERVEELTVTRAGAVAAHGAELRRIERDLHDGAQARLVALSMRVGLAKRAYDTNPELARRLLDDAQDQAEEALTELRHVVRGIHPPILTDRGLVGAVRALAASSGLEVAVRADSVEDGPRAPAAVEAAAYFVVAEALTNAAKHSGADRAAVELARGDGLLTVSVRDEGCGGAGAGSPGGGLGSTGSPGEGAAGAPGGSGLLGIRRRVAALDGTVEVTSPAGGPTVIEVELPCVW
- a CDS encoding LuxR C-terminal-related transcriptional regulator, with the translated sequence MRVVIGEDNALLREGLVLLLTSAGHEVVAVAADGPEVLPALLAHRPDAAVLDVRMPPSFRDEGLRAALAARREIPGLPVLVLSQYVEETYAVELLGGGAGGVGYLLKDRVGRVDEFLGALERVAAGGTALDPEVVTELLTRRRDDPLDALTPREREVLQLMAQGRDNATIAQVLVVSDRAVSKHIGNIFAKLGLPASDSGHRRVLAVLAYLNGR
- a CDS encoding ABC transporter permease; protein product: MKVTGLLASRAARTHRKAWAAVFAALALTSLLLGTFGLMLASAGAGHPRVERYAGTAFVVAGDQETRFTAKPWGSAPRTTRAGLTERVRVPWAALGVVRKVPGVRAAVADQVFRVGMAGRAALGRPWEAARPAPRVVRQGRAPRRAGEVVVGAVAVGDGTRGGGRVGAGAGARLGAGAGARLGARVALRVGGRDAAYTVVGVADGPSAAVYFTAGEARRLSGHPGAMDALEVLARPGADTGELAARVRRALDAAGVRSIGRRADGDAAALRVLTGNGRGGAEFLDAGPARTGLLELLGSVAATVVLIALLVVSSTVVQALRQRDRELGLLRAVGATPRQLRGAVGKEVGRVAGGAALAGAVGAFPGYAALRALLEAHGALPPGLELPLPPWLWPAPLITAGITVAVAHIAAVLACARTAKVRPAEALREARPGTARKVTGLVLLFVGVSSAGTAVLQRGAAAGAAAGAATVTMVSACALLGPWIAEGAMRVLGAPLRRFGGPGGYLAAANCRAEARRSGAALTIVILVVAFVCVQLSAGATLAREGAVQARGALRAGLAVRADGGLPAGAVERIRAVPGVRAATEVVRSTVVVARREAGEPRLDRLPVLGVTPQRLTRTLDPGVREGTVEELRPGTVAVGADRARSLDARPGSVVTLRFGDGAQARLRVVAIYERSLALGDFLFSRDELLRHLSLPGPGQVLVTAAPGGDHEAVARALTAAVSGARVERGAAASVRVEAPDQALGEVLTAAALSAIGGFIVIALLSTLSLIALGRRPELRLLRLAGAGRRQLRWMLRLEAAALAVTGLVVGAAVASVPLLAFSLAMAGTVPSLPLGQAVLVVAVVAVVTGAGTMLPLRVMLRGRYPGTGPSGW
- a CDS encoding ABC transporter ATP-binding protein — protein: MFGRRRDPATATAGRESARATAGRRDPGADALTLEGVGREYRRGVAALHPVDLAVPRGRFLAVMGPSGSGKSTLLQCAAGLDRPTAGAVRIGGTELSSLKEAALTRLRRERVGFVFQAHNLVPSLSVAENVALPLLLGDVPVGERVRRGLAAVGLGERGEAAPSELSGGQRQRVAVARALVTEPDIVFADEPTGSLDPATARDVLALLRGAVDRDGHTVVMVTHDPVAAAWTDEAVFLVRGRIVSRLERPDARQVGRIMRDLGGNRETAAGLDGGRAA
- a CDS encoding TetR/AcrR family transcriptional regulator, encoding MSAASTPSSPAARAAVTTRGRPPKLDQARTVEAALALLDEAGLDALTMRRLAEAMDVRAGALYRYFATKHELLTAMAEALLADCLERPLPSADWSECLAELAHRMRAALLGRRDGARVYAGTHSTGSHTLGFADTLIGVLRDADFAPDDAARAALAVVHFTLGHTLEEQAALQAAGDGPADPDRLRAAVTPAQYPHLAPALPVLTSTDFAAHFTFGLRLLIEGLRVTGPGSPPPPPPTGT